CTCATCAATAAAAAATACTATTCTTGATTTAGGAAGTTTTTTCAACAAAACTGAAAGAGCAAAGGAATTAGTATCAAATATTGATAATGCTCTGTCTTCTTTAAATTCAATTATTGAAAATAAAAAGATATTAGTTGTAATTAGTCCGAAAAAATCATTATCAAATCAGATTTATGTAACTGGGAATTTTTTATATTTTGAAGATATTATAAAAGCAAGTGGAAATCAAAATGCTTATAATTCAGAAAATCCTGCACAACCTGTTGTAAATACTGAAAAAATTATAAATATGAATCCAGATATTATAGTTTTATTAGCTCCATTTTTAGATGGAAAAATAGATGAGCAAAAAGAGATAATAAACGCTTGGAAACAACTTCCTATAAATGCTTCAAAAGATGATAATATTTATGCTGTTGATAAACTTTATGCTGGAATTCCAAGCCAAAGAGTGGAGTTTTTTATAAAAGATTTTAAAAAGATATTAGAAAATGTTAGAAATAAAAGATTACAATAGTTTTATTTTGCACGAAATCTCTTTTTTGTTAAAAGAGAATGAAAATTTGATAATTCTTGGTGAAAATGGTGCAGGAAAATCAACTCTAGCAAAGGTTTTATCAAATCTTATTTCAAATGAAAAAGTAAAACTTTTTGGAGAAAATATTTCAAAAATAAGTGATTATAAAAGAGCAAAACTTATAAATTATATTCCACCAAAACTCTCAATTTTTGATGAATATGTAACTTTAAGAGAGTTTTTGGAACTCTCTTTTATTGATAGTGTAAATATTCAAAAAATAGATGAAACAATAAAACTTTTAAATTTGAGAAAATTAGAAGATAAATTTTGTAAATCATTTAGTTCAGGTGAAAAGCAACTTTTACTTCTAGCAAGTGCGATAATGCACAATGCAAAAATCACTATTTTTGATGAATTAACGGCAAATTTAGATATTAGTCGATTAAAAGAGGTTTTTGATATTCTAAATTCTGATTTACTTGAACAAAAAATTATTATCACTCATAATCTTGATTTAGCTTATGCTTTAAAATATAAAGTTCTGTTTCTAAATGATGGCATAATCGAATTTTTTGGAGAACATGATGAATTTTTTTCAAATGAAAATCTAAAAAAATTTTATAACAATACTATTTTAAAATTAGATAATCATTTGGTGGTAAATCTATGAAAATATTTTTATATATAATTAGTGTTATCATAGTTTGTATTGCACCTTTTTGGGGAGAAATACCTATTTCTTTAAAAGATATTTTTGAACCAAATTCAACAACTTATACGATATTTTGGGATTTAAGAGTTTCAAGGGTTTTTTTGGCATTTTTTGTTGGTGGAATTTTGGCATTGGGTGGTTTGATTTTTCAAATTATTTTTAAAAACCAATTAATAACACCATATACATTGGGAATTGCAAGTGGAACGACACTTTTTACAGCTATTTCAATAGTATTTTTTCCAGCTCTTTATATGAGTATTTCCTCTGTTTTTGGTTCTATTATTACTATTTTGATTTTATATTTCATCTCAAAACAGATAAATAAAAGCTCAATTGCAGTCTCTACAAACTCAATTTTACTTATTGGAATTGCTTTATCATATTTTTATAGTTCAGCTTTGATGTTGGTTTTTTATATGAGTAATTTACAAGAAAACTATTCAATAGTTAGATTTACCCTTGGAAGTTTAGATACTGTTGGTTATACAAGTGGAATTGTTGTTATGATTGTAAGTTTAATATTTTATGCAGTTGTACATCTAAATAAAGAGAAAATAAAACTGCTTCTAATTTGCAACGATACAGCATTTTTAAAAGGTTTAAATGTACACAAAATAAATATTTTACTGCTTGTTGTCGTATCTTTAAGTGTAGGGATAAGTATTAGTTTTGTGGGACCCATTGGATTTATTGGGCTTATTATTCCTCATATTATAAAACTTGTTTATAAAAAAAGTGCCGATAAACTATTTTTTCCTGTATTTTTCTTTGGAGGAATATTTTTAGTATTTAGTGATTTGATTTCAAGAAACTTAAATACAGATTCAAGCCTTCCAATTGGTGTGGTAACGGCTTTTATAGGAGCGCCATTTTTTGTATATTTATTAGTTAGAAGAAATAAAAAAGTATAAATTTTTATTTATACTTTTTAGGAGATTCAAAGGAGATTAAAGTTGAATTCTCTTTTGATATATCTTTCCAAGAATTTGTATCAAAATCTATTTCAACAATTGCACAAGTAGGTATATTTTCTATTTCTAAATCACACAAAGAGTTTGCTAAATCGCAAAGTCCAGGATTATGTCCTATAAAAAATATTGTATTAAACGAATTATCTATATTATGAACAACTTTTTTTAAACTTGATAAAGGTGCTTCATAAATAGTTTTATCAAAACTTATTTTATCAATAAAACCAATCTTTTCAGCAATTATTTCTGCAGTTAGTTTTGTTCTAAGTGAGGGTGAAGAGATTATCAAATCAGGTATGATATTTTTTTCTTTTAATAGCTCTGCCATAAAAGGAGCATCTTTTTCACCTCTTTTATTTAAAGGTCTATCAAAATCATCAAGTCTTAAATCTTCCCAAGAAGATTTTGCATGTCTTATCAAAAACAATTTTTTCATCTACAGCCTCCAATGTTTTAATTTATTTTTATCCAAATCACTTTTTAGAGTTTTACAAAGTTGTGGGAAAAACTCTAAAAAATCTTTTTCTAAATAATTTATATTATCAATAACAGTATTTGAATAACCACTTGCTGTTTCTCTTTGTAAAAGTCTAGGAGATAATCTTTTATCCATTCTATCAAAAGAGGTTTTTAATTGATTTATAGTGTGATATTTGTTTAGTAAATCTCTTTCTATCATATTTGTTATAGAGATATTTGCAATATATGGCATAAAAGGAGCTCTTTTATAAGCTTGTGTATAAAAACTATTTGAGAAAGTTTTTAAAGGAATAGTACAAAATTTATCCCAATTTTTAGTCAAAAGATAATCATAAGTTAAATCAACTATCACAGGTTTTAATAAACCTCTTTCTCTTAATCTTTTTTTACTACATGAAATAATTTCATGGGAATCAGTAAATGAATCAATTTTTTTATGGGTTTGCATTCCTTTTTTTATCTCATCAGAAGCATTTTCCCAAACTCGACCTTTTAAAGGGTCAGCTAAAAAATTTCCAATTTGAAAATCTATATCTAATTCTGATAAAAATACATGTGCTAACCAGTTCAAATATTTCCTTTTATTTTTTATATCTATGAAAATTTTATCAAGTTTTTGTGACATTTAGATAATATTTCCTAAAAAAATCACAAGGAGCCAAAATCAAAGCTATATGTATAAGTGCAACGGCATCAAATCAAGGAAAAACTACTCTAACAACAGCACTTTTATATCATTTTAGAAAATCTGTTAGACCTTTTAAAATTGGACCTGATTTTATAGATCCTCTTTTTCATCAAAAAATATGCCAAACTCCAAGTATAAATCTTGATACTTGTATTATGAATGAAGCCCAAGTAAAATGGTTATTCGATAAATATAGTGATAAAAATATCTCTATTCTTGAGGGAGTTATGGGGTTTTATGATGGTATGGATAAAAATGCTTCTGCTTATGATGTAACAAAACTTTTAAATGTTCCAACAATCATAGTTTTAGATGCAAGTGGTTCATATATAACTTTAAGTGCAATTATAAAAGGTCTTAAAACTTATCAAGAAGGAAATACTATAAAAGGTGTGATTTTTAATCATGTGGGTTCAAATAGTCATTTTGAATTGATAAAAAATCAAGTTGAAAAAGATTTTGATGATATAGAAGTTTTAGGTTGGATTGAAAATAGACTTGATACTTTGGATTCTACACATCTTGGACTTGATTTAAAAGATAATGAGTTTGAAAAACTTGAACATATTTCAAAAGAGGTTTTAAAACATATAGATTTAGAAAAATTAGAAAAAATTGCAGAGTTTACAGCTTCTAAAACAGAAGATTATCCCTTTGAAAAAATAGAAAAATATAATAAACACATAACTTTGGTAAATGATGAAAATTTCTCTTTTTTATACCATGATAATTTGGAGTTTTTAAAAGAGAGTTTCGAAAAAGTAACAATAGTAAATGCTATAAACAACGAAATTATTCCAAGTGATGCAGATATTGTTTTTATTGTTGGTGGTTATATTGAAACTTCAAAAGCTTATGAAAAAATAGAAAACTCAAATGATTTTAAAAACTCATTATTAACTCATGCAAAACAAAATAAAGCAATTTATGGTGAATGTGCTGGATTACTATTTTTATCAAACAGAGTTGATGATAAAAAAATGATGGGATTATTAGATTTGGATTTTACTTTAGGAAAAAAGTTTTATCGAATGGGATATTATGAAAATGAATTAGGAATCACAGGTCATGCTTTTCATTTTACAAAACTTATAGATGAGCAAAAAGTAGGGGAATACAAACTTTATAAAAAAAATAGTAGTGATGGAACTTATGCTGCATTTAAAAATAATAATGTTTTTGGAACATATCTTCATACAATGTTTAGGAATAATTTTAATAAGATTAAAAAATATTTGAATTTATAGAGTATTATAATTTTTACTTATGAAAAATAAAACAAACTTTAATTTTTATAAGTTATAATTATGAATTAATTATTAGAAAAACAAATTATTTTCCAGTTGGATTTAGTTTTGCTTTGAGTTTTTTTGGTAGATGAGCGAAAACCATTGTACTATTTTTGATAAATTTTTCCTTTTCAAAAATTGCAATATCTAAACTCATTGTTTCAGTTTTAAAGTTTAGAAGTTTGATAGTTTGATTTCTCTCTTCAAAAAAGAGATTTTCTTTACTTAAATCAATTATTAACTTTTTACTTTTTGCCAAAATAGACCTTTTAATTTTTTCTAATTATAATAAATTATTCTTAATAGGATTTATAATGCAAGTACAAGAGAGCATAAAATCGATTCCCTCAAACAGATT
The genomic region above belongs to Arcobacter ellisii and contains:
- a CDS encoding FecCD family ABC transporter permease; the protein is MKIFLYIISVIIVCIAPFWGEIPISLKDIFEPNSTTYTIFWDLRVSRVFLAFFVGGILALGGLIFQIIFKNQLITPYTLGIASGTTLFTAISIVFFPALYMSISSVFGSIITILILYFISKQINKSSIAVSTNSILLIGIALSYFYSSALMLVFYMSNLQENYSIVRFTLGSLDTVGYTSGIVVMIVSLIFYAVVHLNKEKIKLLLICNDTAFLKGLNVHKINILLLVVVSLSVGISISFVGPIGFIGLIIPHIIKLVYKKSADKLFFPVFFFGGIFLVFSDLISRNLNTDSSLPIGVVTAFIGAPFFVYLLVRRNKKV
- a CDS encoding SixA phosphatase family protein codes for the protein MKKLFLIRHAKSSWEDLRLDDFDRPLNKRGEKDAPFMAELLKEKNIIPDLIISSPSLRTKLTAEIIAEKIGFIDKISFDKTIYEAPLSSLKKVVHNIDNSFNTIFFIGHNPGLCDLANSLCDLEIENIPTCAIVEIDFDTNSWKDISKENSTLISFESPKKYK
- a CDS encoding malate dehydrogenase, which translates into the protein MAKSKKLIIDLSKENLFFEERNQTIKLLNFKTETMSLDIAIFEKEKFIKNSTMVFAHLPKKLKAKLNPTGK
- a CDS encoding cobyrinate a,c-diamide synthase; its protein translation is MSATASNQGKTTLTTALLYHFRKSVRPFKIGPDFIDPLFHQKICQTPSINLDTCIMNEAQVKWLFDKYSDKNISILEGVMGFYDGMDKNASAYDVTKLLNVPTIIVLDASGSYITLSAIIKGLKTYQEGNTIKGVIFNHVGSNSHFELIKNQVEKDFDDIEVLGWIENRLDTLDSTHLGLDLKDNEFEKLEHISKEVLKHIDLEKLEKIAEFTASKTEDYPFEKIEKYNKHITLVNDENFSFLYHDNLEFLKESFEKVTIVNAINNEIIPSDADIVFIVGGYIETSKAYEKIENSNDFKNSLLTHAKQNKAIYGECAGLLFLSNRVDDKKMMGLLDLDFTLGKKFYRMGYYENELGITGHAFHFTKLIDEQKVGEYKLYKKNSSDGTYAAFKNNNVFGTYLHTMFRNNFNKIKKYLNL
- a CDS encoding ABC transporter ATP-binding protein; its protein translation is MLEIKDYNSFILHEISFLLKENENLIILGENGAGKSTLAKVLSNLISNEKVKLFGENISKISDYKRAKLINYIPPKLSIFDEYVTLREFLELSFIDSVNIQKIDETIKLLNLRKLEDKFCKSFSSGEKQLLLLASAIMHNAKITIFDELTANLDISRLKEVFDILNSDLLEQKIIITHNLDLAYALKYKVLFLNDGIIEFFGEHDEFFSNENLKKFYNNTILKLDNHLVVNL
- a CDS encoding ACP phosphodiesterase — its product is MNWLAHVFLSELDIDFQIGNFLADPLKGRVWENASDEIKKGMQTHKKIDSFTDSHEIISCSKKRLRERGLLKPVIVDLTYDYLLTKNWDKFCTIPLKTFSNSFYTQAYKRAPFMPYIANISITNMIERDLLNKYHTINQLKTSFDRMDKRLSPRLLQRETASGYSNTVIDNINYLEKDFLEFFPQLCKTLKSDLDKNKLKHWRL
- a CDS encoding ABC transporter substrate-binding protein produces the protein MKFFLFILIFCVNLLGSERIVTLSPSINEIVFALGVGENVVANTKHCDFPEESKNLPKIGGYNNISLEKVLELKPTVVIGQDYDEKLNSNLKALGIKTLIYKTNTISSIKNTILDLGSFFNKTERAKELVSNIDNALSSLNSIIENKKILVVISPKKSLSNQIYVTGNFLYFEDIIKASGNQNAYNSENPAQPVVNTEKIINMNPDIIVLLAPFLDGKIDEQKEIINAWKQLPINASKDDNIYAVDKLYAGIPSQRVEFFIKDFKKILENVRNKRLQ